One window of Diabrotica undecimpunctata isolate CICGRU chromosome 8, icDiaUnde3, whole genome shotgun sequence genomic DNA carries:
- the LOC140448229 gene encoding uncharacterized protein, protein MLHHYNYSTSLSHFLSYHQLEDRSNDNDHQTQNLCDDLSQDEDARCRSNSSASNKSFTIAAILGLKNDNKHLGNPVGSATDLSVVNLSTGGDRSSGLISSCTRLQLPVHVTGVPGTAPPGGHFAPTNPSAVGQGCPPARHNIRNPLKHMSQGVMPSKKSCKSKRVRTIFTPEQLERLEAEFERQQYMVGPERLYLAHTLQLTEAQVKVWFQNRRIKWRKHHLELTHQRLAVLKQQQLLLDDTQPDVQDTNSSGTDT, encoded by the exons ATGTTACACCACTACAACTATTCGACGTCTTTAAGTCACTTTCTTAGTTATCACCAGCTCGAGGATCGTTCGAACGACAATGATCACCAAACACAGAACCTATGCGACGATCTTTCCCAAGACGAGGACGCCAGATGTAGGAGTAACTCTTCTGCCAGCAATAAGTCCTTTACGATAGCAGCCATTTTAGGACTTAAAAACGATAATAAACATTTAG GTAATCCTGTAGGTTCCGCTACGGATCTAAGTGTCGTGAACCTATCGACGGGAGGTGACCGAAGCAGTGGGCTTATTTCCAGTTGCACCAGGTTACAACTTCCGGTACACGTCACTGGAGTTCCCGGCACAGCCCCTCCTGGGGGGCACTTCGCACCCACGAATCCCTCGGCCGTGGGTCAGGGATGCCCCCCGGCTAGGCACAACA TTCGTAACCCGCTCAAGCACATGTCGCAGGGGGTGATGCCGAGCAAAAAGAGCTGTAAGAGTAAACGAGTGAGGACGATTTTCACTCCCGAACAGCTGGAACGTCTCGAGGCGGAGTTCGAGAGACAGCAATATATGGTCGGACCCGAAAGACTCTATTTGGCACATACGCTCCAGCTCACAGAAGCCCAA GTGAAAGTGTGGTTCCAAAACCGCCGGATTAAGTGGCGTAAGCATCATCTCGAATTAACTCATCAACGTCTTGCGGTTTTGAAACAACAGCAACTCCTTTTGGACGACACGCAGCCCGACGTTCAAGACACCAACAGTTCCGGCACAGACACGTGA